Within the Vigna radiata var. radiata cultivar VC1973A unplaced genomic scaffold, Vradiata_ver6 scaffold_658, whole genome shotgun sequence genome, the region taagttcaaTTCATTAATTTCTAGTAGGATATTGAAacaaatctttttatatatttgtaaaaacttaaaaaattgatattttagaagTTATAATGATTATATCTTTGTAAACATTtagaaaattgatattttataaataatagtgatttaaaataaataagatttgattattttaaaattaaaaaaaataatataataagttttattattttaaaataaatatatcatttgtGTATGTAGAAATCAATTTTTtagagtttatttatttatttttttaagagttttttttttctcaattcttCTTATTGATGAACATGGATTCTTgccaatatatatttttttttaattacaaattttgtagGATAGAAGAAGCCTGTCACAAATTAAgaagtatttaattaatatttaattttgtgaaatataTACTCAACTTTGTGAAATACTACAAATTCACTTTCTTTTCGTAGTCAGTCTTTTATTCAATACGTGGTTACCGCCCTTTTTCACTTCATCTTCTTGCTAATTCCTTGCAAGCTGACAAAGATTTGCTGTTTCTAATCAAAACCAGCACTATCAAAACACAGCAGGTACGTTTCAAATGACATTTcctttattctttcatttttttatctgaaaATAAATTCTCTTTCCGTAGCTCAAATTCCATTTCTTCGTAGCAAGTTTACTTGCACCAGAGGAGGTAGCGTAGTAgcactttcttccttcttccttcgGTAGTTTCCCCCGAAAAAAAGGTTGCGTTTTTTGGATCTTTTATGGCATTTCAGTCCAAAACCAAACGTAGGTCCTTTGctaggtccattccgaccgccgctgaaaaagaatacggtgaaaTGAGCATATCCGAGCTAGTTACTGTGCTGCGTACTGCGTACAAAACTGAggattttgataaaattgagcAAGAGTTGGTAAAGAGGGAAGCAAAACTTAGGGCGGAAATTGGGCCACTCAGGGAAAAGATGAGCTGGAGAGGCTCAATAGAATTGAAGTCGAAGGGAGACTGAGACTCAGAGAGGAGCAATGTGAAAAGGGGAAGAGAGCCCAGGATAATTATGAGCAGTTGTTGAAGGAAGTGAAAACAGGTGGCTTGGTTGAAAAACATGCTATTGAGGAGTTAAGGAAAAAGAACGTTGCTTTACAACGTGAAGTGTATGAGCTGAAGGAGTTCAGGAAAAAAATGCTAGATGATGTCAAATCTATGAATGAACTAAGGGACAAGATCCGTGTGTTGAAGGAGGAGAAGGTTCGGGACAAGAATGCTCTTGATGTTCTTACCATGAGGAACACTGAAGTGGAGGAAGTCGTTAAGAAGACTTTTAATATCATAGAGGGGTTGAAGAATGAAAATGGTAAACTGACAGAGACATTTTTTGAATCTTTGGATAGGAGATATGGTAAACTCCGTGTCAGTGATGTGAAATTGGGAGAGAGTACTATGCCTTTGATGAGTGAAGATCCCTCTAATTGTGGGAACACTGAAGTGGAGCCCAATCTTGGAGCTTCTTTCGCTGTGAAAGATGAAAAGGATGTTAGTGGCCACGAGCTTGAAAATGACACTTGGGAGCCTGTTTCTTTACAAAGGGATGAAGATACTCATTACTCTGTTGATACTGGCACTTGTCAGTCTCGTAAAAAAGGGAACAAGGAGGGTGCTGTAGGTGCATTAGGTATGGAAATGGAAATTCTGttctctttttcatctcttaCATCTATTAtacatatttacattttataatttcctttaaaaatatttaattggatTACACTGAATTGATTAATATACTATAGTCATATTTCTTTATACCCTGAACCATGAGATTTATTGAGAGAAGGAAATGGCCATTGGTGGAAATCATGTTTTagtaaattaattgaaatggtGTGGTGAGGCAAGGAATTCTTGCTCAAACTGGATTAATTGAAGACT harbors:
- the LOC106754939 gene encoding uncharacterized protein LOC106754939, yielding MLDDVKSMNELRDKIRVLKEEKVRDKNALDVLTMRNTEVEEVVKKTFNIIEGLKNENGKLTETFFESLDRRYGKLRVSDVKLGESTMPLMSEDPSNCGNTEVEPNLGASFAVKDEKDVSGHELENDTWEPVSLQRDEDTHYSVDTGTCQSRKKGNKEGAVGAL